A section of the Pseudomonas flavescens genome encodes:
- a CDS encoding DnaJ domain-containing protein has product MYWPLTLVGAVAGYALASIPGLLLGGLLGQVLDRRLGLRGWKALGERLRSTSAVGDEHLLFVMLGRLAKSDGVVQQAHIRQARAEMQRLAVGEAAKASAIDAFSRGKTGQDNLRGPLQRRRADADALLRACWRMAWADGRVGQAERELILLWGKWLGVSADAQEALSAAYSPRRGPPTAAPDSYQQALRLLGVNAESDTQQIKKAYRRLLSRHHPDKMAGSGAVPEKVREATEKTRELHNAYALIRQRRGFR; this is encoded by the coding sequence ATGTACTGGCCGCTGACGCTGGTTGGTGCCGTTGCGGGCTACGCGCTGGCGAGCATCCCCGGGCTGCTGCTTGGCGGGCTGCTGGGGCAGGTGCTCGACCGGCGCCTGGGGCTGCGTGGCTGGAAGGCGCTGGGAGAGCGACTGCGCAGCACCTCGGCGGTGGGCGACGAGCACTTGCTGTTCGTCATGCTCGGCCGCCTCGCGAAAAGCGATGGCGTGGTGCAGCAGGCGCATATCCGCCAGGCTCGTGCCGAGATGCAGCGCCTGGCCGTTGGCGAGGCAGCCAAGGCCAGCGCCATCGACGCCTTTTCTCGTGGCAAGACGGGGCAGGACAATCTGCGCGGGCCCCTGCAGCGCCGTCGCGCCGACGCGGATGCGCTGTTGCGCGCCTGCTGGCGCATGGCCTGGGCAGATGGCCGAGTGGGGCAGGCGGAACGTGAGCTGATCCTGCTCTGGGGCAAATGGCTGGGCGTTTCCGCCGATGCTCAGGAGGCGCTGAGTGCCGCCTACTCACCGCGCCGTGGACCACCCACTGCCGCTCCTGACAGTTACCAGCAGGCACTGCGGCTGCTGGGCGTGAATGCCGAGAGTGACACCCAGCAGATCAAGAAAGCCTACCGGCGCCTGCTCAGTCGTCATCATCCGGACAAGATGGCCGGCAGTGGTGCGGTGCCCGAAAAGGTCCGTGAAGCCACCGAGAAGACCCGCGAGCTGCACAACGCCTATGCGCTGATTCGCCAGCGCCGGGGTTTTCGCTGA